From Candidatus Pedobacter colombiensis, one genomic window encodes:
- a CDS encoding cytochrome c yields MKRFLMILMILTAGGIRLSAQTKGKKATVTKPKVTTGAIMANGKKIYGQQCLVCHMADGGGVPNMNPPLIKTSYVLGDKTRLINVILKGLTNGEEIDGETYTNIMPAHNFLSDQEIADVLTFVRNSFGNKAEGISVAEVKAERNKK; encoded by the coding sequence ATGAAAAGATTCTTAATGATCTTAATGATCTTAACGGCGGGAGGGATAAGGTTATCTGCTCAAACAAAAGGGAAAAAGGCCACTGTAACGAAGCCTAAAGTGACTACAGGTGCAATAATGGCCAATGGAAAAAAAATTTATGGCCAGCAGTGTTTAGTATGCCATATGGCAGATGGTGGTGGGGTTCCAAACATGAATCCTCCGCTTATTAAAACATCTTATGTATTGGGTGATAAGACAAGGTTGATCAATGTAATCCTTAAAGGACTTACTAACGGTGAGGAAATAGACGGAGAGACTTATACCAATATTATGCCTGCGCATAATTTCTTGAGTGACCAGGAAATTGCAGATGTATTAACATTCGTTAGAAATAGCTTTGGAAATAAGGCTGAGGGCATTTCCGTAGCAGAGGTAAAAGCAGAAAGGAATAAAAAATAG
- the feoB gene encoding ferrous iron transport protein B: MGRDIKIALVGNPNTGKSTLFNLLTGLNQKIGNFPGITVDKKVGYCKLSSDKQAQVIDLPGTYSLYPKSRDESIVFQVLADQSNSSHPDVVVLVADATNLRRNLLLYLQVADLKLPVVLALNMTDMAKKEGIEVDVDKLSQRLGVQVVAISARSNSGLLELKEAIANTTAIPTQVEGTDVHVLAPEAIDLAKKQLKTNNDYFALQVLHQYETLDVFSAEDKEVFAQIKKEHHFESSKLQAAETIARYRYLGTILTGIVKDTGAAKKFVFSDKIDAVLTNRFWGFFIFIGILFFIFNSIFSWSSYPMELIEYTFVWLTEYGHQHLPDGILTNLLLDGVVAGLGGVVIFIPQIAILFAFISILEDTGYMARVTFMMDKVMRRFGLSGKSVVPMIGSLACAVPSIMSARNIESWKDRIITIMVSPLVSCSARLPVYTLLIGLVVPEKMVWGFINLQGLTLMGMYVISIVTAILVAFVMNFLIKAKEKSYFIMELPVYRKPRWSNVLYTMYEKSKTFVFEAGKVIIAISIILWVLATYGPSKRFEEIEKKYAAIEAQKDSVQIRTLERDKSAEKLENSYAGILGHAIEPVIKPLGFDWKIGIALITSFAAREAFVGTMATIYSVDGGDGVATIRNKMRGAKNAETGLPVFTFATAFSLMLFYAFAMQCMSTVAVVYRETKSWRWPVTQLVYMTSLAYVASLIAYQLLK, from the coding sequence TTGGGAAGAGATATAAAAATTGCTTTAGTTGGTAATCCCAATACCGGAAAATCTACACTTTTTAATCTCCTTACAGGATTAAATCAGAAGATTGGAAACTTTCCGGGGATTACAGTAGATAAAAAAGTAGGTTACTGCAAGTTGAGCAGTGATAAACAAGCTCAGGTAATAGATTTGCCGGGAACTTATAGTTTATATCCAAAAAGTAGAGACGAGAGTATTGTTTTTCAGGTATTGGCAGATCAAAGTAATTCAAGCCATCCCGATGTAGTTGTGCTGGTCGCTGATGCTACCAATCTCAGAAGAAATTTACTGCTTTATTTGCAGGTAGCTGATTTGAAACTTCCTGTTGTCCTGGCTTTGAACATGACAGACATGGCGAAAAAGGAGGGGATAGAAGTAGATGTAGATAAGCTCTCGCAAAGATTGGGGGTTCAGGTTGTTGCTATATCTGCCAGAAGTAATTCAGGCTTGCTTGAGCTGAAGGAAGCGATTGCTAATACAACCGCTATCCCGACACAGGTTGAGGGTACTGATGTACATGTACTTGCACCTGAAGCAATAGACCTAGCCAAAAAACAGTTAAAAACAAACAACGATTATTTTGCATTGCAAGTGCTTCATCAATATGAAACGCTTGATGTTTTTTCTGCCGAAGACAAAGAGGTATTTGCTCAGATTAAGAAGGAACATCATTTTGAATCGTCAAAATTACAGGCTGCAGAAACCATAGCCCGTTATCGCTATCTCGGAACGATACTAACTGGCATCGTAAAAGATACAGGCGCAGCGAAAAAGTTTGTCTTTAGCGATAAAATTGATGCTGTGCTGACCAATCGTTTTTGGGGCTTCTTTATTTTCATAGGCATATTATTTTTTATTTTCAATTCCATTTTCTCCTGGTCTTCGTACCCTATGGAGTTGATTGAGTATACTTTTGTCTGGCTTACAGAATATGGTCATCAGCATCTTCCTGATGGGATATTGACCAACCTATTGTTGGATGGGGTTGTTGCGGGTTTAGGGGGAGTAGTGATCTTTATTCCGCAAATTGCTATTCTTTTTGCATTTATTTCTATTCTGGAAGATACAGGCTACATGGCCCGGGTTACTTTTATGATGGATAAGGTTATGCGGAGGTTTGGATTGAGCGGTAAATCTGTAGTGCCTATGATAGGTAGTTTGGCCTGTGCCGTTCCTTCTATCATGAGTGCAAGGAATATCGAAAGCTGGAAAGACAGGATCATTACCATTATGGTTTCTCCCCTGGTAAGTTGTTCGGCCAGATTACCGGTATATACTTTGTTGATTGGATTGGTAGTGCCTGAGAAAATGGTTTGGGGCTTTATCAATTTGCAGGGCTTAACATTGATGGGTATGTATGTGATCAGTATTGTTACGGCAATCCTGGTGGCATTTGTGATGAACTTTTTAATCAAGGCGAAGGAGAAATCTTATTTCATTATGGAACTTCCGGTGTATCGGAAACCACGTTGGAGCAACGTGCTGTATACGATGTACGAGAAGTCTAAAACATTTGTTTTTGAAGCTGGTAAAGTAATTATCGCCATTTCGATTATTCTGTGGGTATTGGCTACTTACGGACCTTCTAAGCGTTTTGAGGAAATAGAAAAAAAATATGCAGCGATAGAGGCACAGAAGGATAGTGTGCAAATCAGGACGCTGGAAAGGGATAAATCTGCTGAAAAGCTTGAAAACTCTTATGCCGGAATATTGGGGCATGCAATCGAGCCTGTGATTAAACCATTGGGATTCGACTGGAAGATCGGGATTGCCCTGATCACCTCATTTGCAGCCAGAGAGGCTTTTGTGGGTACTATGGCTACTATTTATAGTGTTGATGGAGGAGATGGTGTAGCTACGATAAGAAATAAAATGAGAGGCGCAAAGAATGCAGAAACAGGATTGCCTGTGTTTACATTTGCAACGGCGTTTTCTTTAATGTTATTTTATGCTTTCGCCATGCAGTGCATGAGTACAGTGGCCGTAGTTTATAGGGAAACAAAATCATGGAGATGGCCGGTTACGCAGTTGGTTTATATGACCTCCCTGGCTTATGTAGCAAGTTTGATCGCTTATCAGCTTTTAAAGTAA
- a CDS encoding glycine cleavage system protein H gives MNIFGQLKYQIWAVIWTIIIVAMCFMRMPSGAGGGFFFEGFDKVVHLGFFYVLTILLFYGKINYQHNYSFSSLTIFKIIVITAVLGGGIELLQWKVFTYRSAEWWDFGCDMIGVFMGVFSFVLLHKSNYK, from the coding sequence ATGAACATATTTGGACAATTAAAATATCAGATCTGGGCCGTGATATGGACGATTATCATCGTTGCGATGTGTTTCATGAGGATGCCTTCCGGCGCTGGTGGAGGCTTCTTTTTTGAAGGCTTTGATAAAGTTGTCCATCTGGGATTCTTTTATGTACTAACCATACTCTTGTTTTACGGCAAGATTAATTATCAGCACAATTATAGTTTTAGCTCCTTAACCATCTTTAAAATTATTGTAATTACTGCTGTTTTGGGCGGCGGAATAGAATTGTTACAATGGAAGGTATTCACTTACCGGTCTGCCGAATGGTGGGATTTTGGTTGTGATATGATTGGTGTATTTATGGGGGTATTCAGTTTTGTGCTGCTGCATAAATCAAATTATAAATGA
- a CDS encoding glycoside hydrolase family 88 protein, which produces MNKNYILGIACLASTIMVTGQGDLYAQSKDADLKNWPKGASPKEIGTKVADHFIETPHTNFNRPGPPKVITYPETCTWYGALTFAKESKNGKLLEKLKERFEPLFGVEAKMIPVPDHVDYSVFGSVPLELYMQTKDKKYLDLGISIADKQWGPPEGPRVVKESQGFYDQGYTWQTRLWIDDMFMITALQAQAYRATGDQKYIDRAAKEMVFYLDQLQRPNGLFYHAPDVPYYWGRGDGWMAVGMAELLRSVPKTNPNYARIMKGYKDMMASLLKYQAEDGMWRQLIDHPESWPETSATGMFTFAMITGVKNGWLDKEIYGKAARKAWLKLITYINENNDITEVCEGTNKKNDLQYYLDRKRNVGDLHGQAPILWCATALLR; this is translated from the coding sequence ATGAACAAAAACTATATTTTAGGTATAGCCTGTCTTGCATCCACCATCATGGTAACAGGGCAAGGCGACCTTTACGCTCAATCTAAGGATGCTGATTTAAAAAACTGGCCAAAGGGTGCTTCACCAAAAGAAATTGGGACAAAAGTAGCTGACCATTTTATTGAAACCCCGCATACCAATTTTAACAGACCTGGTCCACCAAAGGTGATCACCTACCCTGAAACCTGTACCTGGTACGGTGCATTAACTTTTGCTAAAGAAAGTAAAAACGGTAAACTCTTAGAAAAACTGAAAGAACGTTTTGAACCATTATTTGGCGTCGAAGCTAAAATGATCCCTGTACCTGATCATGTAGATTACAGCGTATTTGGTTCTGTTCCATTGGAATTGTATATGCAAACCAAAGACAAAAAATACCTGGATTTAGGCATTTCAATAGCCGACAAGCAATGGGGACCACCCGAAGGGCCTAGAGTGGTAAAAGAATCGCAAGGGTTTTACGATCAAGGTTATACCTGGCAAACCCGTTTATGGATTGATGATATGTTTATGATTACCGCTTTACAAGCGCAAGCCTACAGAGCCACCGGCGATCAGAAATATATAGACCGTGCAGCTAAGGAAATGGTATTTTATCTGGATCAATTGCAAAGACCTAACGGATTGTTTTATCATGCTCCTGATGTTCCTTATTATTGGGGACGTGGAGACGGATGGATGGCTGTGGGAATGGCCGAACTATTGAGGTCTGTACCAAAAACAAATCCTAATTACGCCAGAATCATGAAAGGCTATAAAGATATGATGGCTTCACTCCTAAAATATCAGGCAGAGGATGGCATGTGGCGCCAGTTAATTGATCATCCGGAATCCTGGCCGGAAACTTCAGCCACAGGAATGTTTACTTTCGCCATGATTACCGGTGTCAAAAATGGCTGGTTAGATAAGGAGATATATGGCAAGGCCGCACGTAAAGCCTGGCTTAAGCTGATCACTTATATCAATGAGAACAACGATATTACTGAAGTATGTGAAGGTACAAACAAGAAAAACGATTTACAGTACTACTTAGACCGTAAAAGAAATGTTGGCGATTTACATGGACAAGCGCCTATCCTTTGGTGTGCAACTGCTTTATTACGTTAA
- a CDS encoding PQQ-dependent sugar dehydrogenase — MKKILLIPVLLSALVFFTLYAFKDISTLGGPKSDADNAGLKLTEGFGALKVADIGAKARHLVVTPQGTIYVKLAKVKDDKGIIVLKENSDGKAQITGGFGNYGGTGIYMKDGYLYASSNKEVFRYKLNDKNEVIDPNNPETIVKGLKMGRQHETKSLVLDNDGNLYVNIGAPSNSCQQQDRGLRSPGIPGCPLLDSAAGIWQFKKDKLNQSYSEGVRYVTGMRNVVGLDWNQQNNQLFVMQHGRDNLNSSWPEIYNEKESAELPAECLYALKKGDNAGWPFMYYDGLQHKKIVAPEYGGDGKKEADAKYLDPIVAYPAHMAPNGLLFYTGKMFPEKYKNGAFIAFHGSWNRAPEPQKGFFVVFQPFKNGKPSGNWEVFADNFAGTPEKAAMGRADHRPCGLAQGADGSLYVTDDLKGTIYRIVYNKK, encoded by the coding sequence ATGAAAAAAATACTGTTAATACCTGTTTTACTTAGCGCGCTGGTGTTTTTCACATTATATGCATTTAAGGACATATCCACTCTCGGCGGCCCTAAATCTGATGCAGACAATGCAGGTTTAAAACTCACTGAAGGATTCGGTGCTCTAAAGGTTGCTGATATAGGTGCAAAAGCAAGACATCTTGTGGTTACACCTCAAGGCACCATCTATGTAAAACTGGCCAAAGTAAAAGATGATAAGGGGATCATTGTACTTAAAGAAAATAGTGACGGCAAGGCCCAGATCACCGGAGGATTTGGCAACTATGGTGGCACTGGCATCTACATGAAAGATGGGTATTTGTATGCTTCTTCAAACAAAGAAGTATTTAGATATAAGCTAAACGATAAGAATGAAGTAATTGATCCAAATAATCCTGAAACCATCGTTAAAGGTTTAAAAATGGGTCGCCAACACGAAACTAAATCACTTGTACTGGACAACGATGGGAACCTGTATGTAAACATAGGTGCACCTTCAAACTCTTGCCAGCAACAAGATCGCGGTTTAAGATCACCCGGTATTCCAGGATGCCCTCTATTAGACTCCGCAGCTGGAATCTGGCAATTTAAAAAAGATAAACTGAATCAAAGCTATAGTGAAGGTGTACGTTATGTTACCGGAATGAGGAATGTAGTGGGCCTTGACTGGAACCAACAAAACAACCAATTATTTGTAATGCAACATGGCCGGGATAACCTGAACAGCTCATGGCCGGAAATTTACAACGAAAAAGAATCTGCAGAGTTACCGGCAGAGTGCTTATATGCCCTAAAAAAGGGAGACAATGCAGGCTGGCCTTTCATGTACTATGATGGCTTACAACACAAAAAAATTGTAGCTCCGGAATATGGTGGCGATGGTAAAAAAGAAGCTGATGCCAAATACCTGGATCCGATTGTTGCTTACCCTGCACACATGGCTCCTAATGGACTATTGTTTTATACTGGTAAAATGTTTCCTGAAAAATATAAAAATGGTGCTTTCATCGCTTTCCATGGCTCATGGAATCGCGCGCCTGAGCCCCAAAAAGGTTTCTTTGTAGTATTCCAGCCATTTAAAAATGGCAAACCATCTGGCAATTGGGAAGTCTTTGCTGACAACTTTGCAGGCACACCAGAAAAAGCAGCGATGGGCAGAGCGGATCACCGTCCATGTGGACTAGCACAAGGTGCTGACGGTTCTCTTTACGTAACGGACGATCTGAAAGGAACCATCTATCGTATTGTTTACAACAAAAAATAA
- a CDS encoding sprT domain-containing protein produces MEKEQILSQYMPAGAAPVIAKWIDYFQCEFKIAKGRATKLGDYRHPYKGAGHKISVNNNLNAYAFLVTTVHEFAHLLTWNDHKNKVKPHGNEWKYNFKRMMVPFLEQSIFPEDVKLAIISYLNNPTAASCTDLKLSRALKKYDELLDVSRLEELPLHAVFTIKDGRQFKKGEKLRKRYRCVCLDNGNIYLFNPLAEVTLEATGT; encoded by the coding sequence GTGGAAAAGGAGCAAATATTATCACAATATATGCCTGCAGGTGCGGCACCGGTCATAGCTAAATGGATCGATTATTTTCAATGTGAATTTAAAATAGCTAAAGGAAGGGCAACAAAGCTGGGTGATTACAGGCATCCTTATAAAGGAGCCGGGCATAAAATTTCTGTGAACAATAACCTCAATGCTTATGCATTTCTGGTGACTACAGTTCATGAATTTGCACACTTACTCACCTGGAACGATCATAAGAATAAGGTGAAACCTCATGGAAATGAGTGGAAGTATAATTTTAAAAGAATGATGGTTCCTTTTTTGGAGCAAAGCATTTTTCCTGAAGATGTTAAGCTGGCCATCATTAGTTATTTAAATAATCCTACTGCCGCCAGCTGCACAGATTTAAAGTTGTCACGAGCCTTAAAAAAATACGATGAGCTGCTTGATGTTTCAAGGCTGGAAGAGCTACCCTTACATGCTGTTTTTACCATTAAAGATGGGCGTCAGTTTAAGAAGGGTGAAAAGCTGAGAAAAAGGTACCGCTGTGTTTGTCTGGATAATGGGAACATCTACTTATTTAATCCGCTTGCAGAGGTTACATTAGAGGCTACAGGGACTTAA
- the gcvH gene encoding glycine cleavage system protein GcvH — translation MNFPSELKYTKDHEWVRVEGNEAYIGITDFAQRELGDIVYIDINTVGDEVGKDDVFGTVEAVKTVSDLFMPVTGTVLEINAALNDNPELVNSDPYGQGWMVKVAVADASQVDGLLSADAYKALVGA, via the coding sequence ATGAATTTTCCATCAGAATTAAAGTACACAAAAGACCACGAATGGGTTAGAGTTGAAGGTAATGAAGCTTATATTGGCATTACTGATTTTGCACAGCGTGAGTTAGGTGACATTGTATATATTGACATCAATACTGTAGGTGATGAAGTAGGTAAAGATGATGTATTTGGTACTGTAGAAGCAGTTAAAACTGTTTCTGATTTATTTATGCCGGTAACTGGAACCGTATTGGAAATCAATGCTGCTTTAAATGATAATCCTGAATTGGTAAACTCTGATCCTTATGGTCAGGGGTGGATGGTAAAAGTTGCTGTTGCAGATGCGTCTCAAGTAGATGGTTTGTTAAGCGCTGATGCTTATAAAGCCCTTGTAGGCGCCTAG
- a CDS encoding LutB/LldF family L-lactate oxidation iron-sulfur protein translates to MMKVSEDFLVKADEKAFDLGHRTTINYNIGKYNTAVERGLSKFENLENSKKKAHVIKWRVMENLDKYLPEFESNFQRRGGKVIWANTTEEAQKEILNIINKSGGKTVIKSKSMTTEEIHLNEFLGEHGIESLESDLGEYIVQLLGQPPYHIVTPAMHLNKEDIAKLFHEKFGTPLDYTPQQLTQKARELLREKYLNADIGISGGNFLIADTGSIALTENEGNARLCTTFPKIHIAIVGIEKIIPSMADLDLFWPLLASHGTGQNLTVYNTILSGPKRGEETDGPEEMYVILLDNGRTNLLAQKDQRQGLYCIRCGACLNACPVYKNIGGHTYNTTYSGPIGSIITPHLKGMKEFKHLSYASSLCGKCSEVCPVKIDIHKMLLLNRRDAAATHQNTKTEEIGWKLWKTGMLKRSRMDSFGGKFKNFLLKFLFKKIWGKYREMPTVAPKSFAKLYEEKNKGNQDL, encoded by the coding sequence ATGATGAAGGTATCTGAGGATTTTTTGGTTAAGGCAGATGAGAAGGCCTTTGATTTAGGGCATCGCACAACTATTAATTATAATATCGGCAAGTATAATACTGCCGTTGAGCGTGGCTTATCTAAATTCGAAAACCTGGAGAACTCCAAAAAGAAGGCTCATGTGATTAAATGGCGGGTAATGGAGAACCTGGATAAATATTTACCTGAGTTCGAATCCAACTTCCAGCGTAGAGGAGGTAAAGTAATATGGGCCAATACGACCGAAGAAGCGCAAAAAGAAATCCTCAACATCATCAACAAAAGTGGTGGCAAAACAGTAATTAAATCAAAATCTATGACTACCGAAGAGATTCACCTCAATGAATTTCTGGGAGAACATGGGATAGAATCATTGGAAAGTGATCTGGGAGAATATATTGTTCAGCTACTTGGACAACCTCCGTATCACATTGTAACGCCTGCAATGCACCTCAATAAAGAGGACATTGCAAAACTGTTTCATGAGAAATTTGGTACTCCACTAGACTATACGCCACAACAACTTACCCAAAAAGCACGTGAGCTTTTAAGAGAAAAATACCTCAATGCAGATATTGGTATCAGCGGTGGAAACTTTCTGATTGCCGACACCGGAAGCATTGCACTAACTGAAAACGAGGGAAATGCAAGACTTTGTACGACCTTCCCTAAAATTCATATTGCTATTGTTGGTATTGAAAAGATCATTCCTTCAATGGCCGACCTTGATTTGTTCTGGCCACTTCTTGCCAGTCACGGCACCGGACAAAACCTTACTGTATACAATACCATATTAAGCGGCCCTAAACGTGGTGAAGAAACCGATGGCCCTGAAGAAATGTATGTGATCCTGCTAGACAATGGCCGCACCAATTTATTGGCACAGAAAGACCAGCGTCAGGGCCTGTATTGCATCAGATGCGGGGCCTGCTTAAATGCCTGTCCTGTTTACAAAAACATTGGTGGGCATACCTACAACACTACTTATAGCGGCCCGATTGGTTCCATCATCACTCCCCACTTAAAAGGGATGAAGGAGTTTAAACATTTGAGCTATGCCTCCAGCTTATGTGGAAAATGTTCTGAAGTGTGTCCAGTTAAAATCGACATTCACAAAATGCTTTTGCTAAACCGAAGGGATGCCGCTGCAACGCATCAGAATACAAAAACAGAAGAAATTGGCTGGAAGCTTTGGAAAACCGGTATGCTAAAAAGGTCAAGAATGGACAGCTTTGGCGGAAAATTCAAGAATTTCCTGCTTAAATTCCTCTTTAAAAAAATATGGGGAAAATATCGCGAAATGCCTACCGTTGCTCCTAAATCTTTTGCTAAATTATACGAAGAAAAAAATAAGGGAAATCAAGACCTCTAA
- a CDS encoding FeoA family protein, whose amino-acid sequence MKLSQLNPGEQGTIVAFTDLEMSVKLMEMGCLPGEIVEVERFAPLGCPIAIRVAGYQLCLRKSEASVIIIQ is encoded by the coding sequence ATGAAACTTTCACAGCTTAATCCGGGAGAACAAGGAACTATTGTAGCATTTACAGATTTAGAAATGTCTGTAAAATTAATGGAAATGGGTTGCTTGCCTGGCGAGATTGTAGAAGTTGAACGGTTTGCACCGCTTGGTTGTCCGATTGCAATTCGGGTGGCCGGCTATCAGCTTTGTTTGCGTAAAAGCGAAGCATCTGTTATTATAATACAATAG
- a CDS encoding dehydrogenase E1 component subunit alpha/beta — MTFDRKDKDNATLLNLYLRLLYPRMVEEKMLILLRQGRIGKWFSGIGQEAIAVGSTLAMQNEEYILPMHRNLGVFTSRNIPLTKLMAQWQGKISGFTKGRDRSFHFGTQEHRIIGMISHLGPQMALADGIALADLIGNKKQATLVFTGEGATSEGDFHEAINVAAVWNLPVIFLIENNGYGLSTPISEQFKCKDLVDKAIGYGIEGFQVDGNNILEVYDLIDQVATKMRENPKPVLIECLTFRMRGHEEASGTKYVPQELFEEWFAKDPVNNFEQYLKEQRILSTESIAEIKARFKSQIEQDVENAFNEDEPEANTEREVNDMYFPYVSTAIPATGATIEMRYLDAISDGLKVAMHKHNNLVLMGQDIAEYGGAFKITDGFVQEFGKERVRNTPICESAIVGAALGLSINGYKAMMEMQFADFATCGFNQIVNNLAKTHYRWGEKADVVIRMPTGAGTGAGPFHSQSNEAWFTKTPGLKVVYPAFPNDAKGLLLAAIEDPNPVLYFEHKFLYRSLSGPVPQGFYTLEIGKANVLKQGEQFCIITYGLGVHWALSYLTENPDLSATLVDLRSLQPWDKEAVANAVKTTGRTLILHEDTLSSGFGAELAAWISEHCFQYLDAPVMRCASIDTAIPMSKVLEDDFLAKSRLQDTIKRLLAY; from the coding sequence ATGACCTTCGACAGAAAAGACAAGGATAATGCAACGCTGCTAAATTTATATTTACGTTTACTTTATCCTCGAATGGTTGAGGAAAAGATGCTTATTCTACTTCGTCAGGGTCGTATAGGGAAATGGTTTTCAGGTATTGGACAAGAAGCGATTGCAGTAGGCAGTACACTGGCAATGCAAAATGAAGAATACATCCTCCCAATGCACAGAAACCTGGGTGTTTTTACTTCCAGAAATATTCCGCTAACAAAATTAATGGCCCAGTGGCAGGGTAAGATCAGCGGCTTTACCAAGGGCAGAGACCGCTCTTTTCATTTTGGCACACAAGAACACCGGATTATCGGGATGATCTCTCATCTTGGCCCTCAAATGGCCCTTGCCGACGGCATTGCACTGGCCGATCTGATTGGAAATAAGAAACAGGCAACTTTAGTTTTTACAGGCGAGGGAGCTACCAGCGAAGGTGATTTTCATGAAGCCATAAATGTTGCCGCGGTATGGAACCTTCCGGTCATCTTCTTAATAGAAAATAATGGTTATGGACTTTCCACACCGATCAGCGAACAGTTTAAATGCAAAGATCTGGTTGATAAAGCCATTGGCTATGGAATTGAAGGCTTTCAGGTAGATGGCAACAACATCCTTGAGGTTTATGACCTGATTGATCAGGTTGCAACAAAAATGAGGGAAAACCCTAAACCTGTACTCATCGAATGTTTAACATTCAGAATGCGTGGCCATGAAGAAGCCTCTGGAACAAAATATGTACCTCAGGAGCTATTTGAAGAGTGGTTCGCCAAAGACCCTGTCAATAATTTTGAGCAATACCTTAAGGAACAGCGCATTCTCAGCACCGAGTCCATAGCGGAAATAAAAGCCAGGTTTAAAAGCCAGATTGAACAGGATGTGGAAAATGCTTTTAACGAAGATGAGCCTGAGGCGAATACAGAAAGGGAGGTTAACGATATGTATTTTCCTTATGTTTCGACAGCCATCCCAGCTACCGGAGCAACAATTGAAATGCGATATCTAGATGCCATATCTGATGGGCTTAAAGTTGCCATGCACAAGCACAACAACCTGGTATTAATGGGTCAGGATATTGCTGAATATGGAGGTGCTTTTAAAATTACCGATGGTTTTGTACAGGAATTTGGAAAAGAAAGGGTACGCAATACCCCAATCTGCGAATCGGCAATTGTTGGAGCAGCCTTAGGCCTATCTATCAATGGCTATAAAGCCATGATGGAAATGCAATTTGCTGATTTTGCTACCTGTGGGTTCAATCAAATCGTAAATAACCTTGCCAAGACCCATTACCGATGGGGTGAAAAAGCCGATGTTGTTATTCGTATGCCTACCGGTGCAGGTACAGGTGCCGGCCCCTTTCATTCACAAAGTAATGAAGCCTGGTTTACAAAAACACCCGGCTTAAAGGTGGTATATCCTGCTTTCCCTAATGATGCCAAAGGTCTTTTACTAGCTGCAATTGAAGATCCAAATCCAGTCCTATATTTTGAACATAAATTCTTATATAGAAGCCTGAGTGGCCCTGTTCCACAAGGATTTTACACCCTGGAAATCGGCAAGGCAAATGTTTTAAAACAAGGCGAACAATTTTGCATCATCACATACGGCTTAGGTGTGCATTGGGCTTTATCTTATTTGACTGAAAACCCTGACCTTTCGGCCACTTTAGTAGATTTAAGAAGCTTGCAGCCATGGGATAAAGAAGCTGTCGCCAATGCCGTTAAAACAACAGGAAGGACTCTTATTTTACATGAGGACACCTTGAGTTCTGGATTTGGTGCCGAACTTGCTGCCTGGATCTCTGAGCATTGCTTTCAATATCTGGACGCCCCGGTAATGCGTTGTGCCAGCATTGATACGGCAATTCCGATGAGCAAAGTTTTAGAAGACGATTTTCTCGCAAAAAGCCGTCTGCAAGACACCATTAAACGACTATTGGCTTATTAA